The genomic interval CGGCGTGGCCGATGGTCCGCCGGGAAACCGGCGCGGAGCGTCGTATGGGTGCACGTATGTCCAAACGACACCGGGGACCCCGGGGATGCGGTCCGGCGTGATCCTTCAGTCGGTCGTCACGTCCCCGCGCTTCACGTCCCCGCGAGAGGCATCGCGGCCGCGACCAATTTCCCGTTCGCCGCCGCCTTGTCCAGCGCGTCCCGCAGCAGGTCCTCGCGGGGCTGCCGTCCGATGGACCCCACCGGCGCGGCGAACATCAGCACCTGCTGGTGCTTGTTGGCGGCCGCCCGCCAGCTCTCCGTGACCTGGAGCGGCTGGTGCGCCTGCCACCAGGCCACCGGCTGCCCGCCGTTCGCCGACGGCTGGAGCACCGCGTGCAGCTGCCCCACCGCCAGCAGCACCGACCAGCCGTGCAGCACGGGCGGCACCGACTCGATCGCCGTCAGCGGCATGAACCCCTGCTCGATCAGCAGCGGCAGGAAGTCGTCGCCGCGTCCCGTCGCGCCCGGCCGCGCGATCGGCCCGGTCGGCTCCACGACCAGCGCCGGGTGCAACTCCCCGGCGATCAGGACGAGTCCGCTGGTCACCCCGAGCACCGCCTGCTCGGGTACGACCTTGTCCGGGTCCAGGTCGACGGTGTCGCCGGTGATGGACTTCACCGCTCCCCGGAGCTGCTCCTCGGTGACCTGGACGACCTGGGAGGGCAGGCAGGTGGCGTGGGCGAAGGCCAGGACGGCGGTCTCGTCGCCGATGAACAGGACGGTGCTGGTGCGCTCCTGTTCGGAGTCGCCCTGGGTGCGGCAGGACGTGCAGTCGTAGCCGCCGGGGGCGTTCTCTCCGGCGAGCAGCCGGTCGGCTTCTTCGTCGCCGATCTCAGCGCGTACCTCGTCGCTGACGTCGAGCATGCGCGGCACGGGTGGCTCCCTCGGATGTGGTGCCCGGGTGGGTCCCGGGCTCATGAAGAAGACAACGGGTGATCTGTGGCGGGAGTCACGCCCCAGGGCGAACGGAATCGAACCAACCACCGCGCAGGGTCACCTGGGGTGCGGAATCAGGCACTCAGTGTCAAGTAGAGGGATATCAAAGGAAGTTGGTTGCGTGAAGTGGGTCACAGGTCTCTGGGAGGACTGGTCGACAAATCAGGAAATCAACTAATGAAGTGGGTGACCGAAAATCGACGATACCCGCGGTAACGGCCAACTGGCCTGGCGCGACAAGGTGTTGGTTGCTGTCGCCTCCACAGTCTCTCTACATTCCTCCGCCGTGTGCAGCGAGCACCGCTCGGGAACGTCCGCCGACGTACGAAGCCAGCACCACGCACTACGCACCACGCCCCACTTTCCGGCGGACGGGGCAGAGCGCGACCACCCGGCCCCTGCGCCGGGGAGCGCGCGCCGTCTTGGGGACCCCGAGTCCTTGGAGAGGGAACTACATGTCCGAATGTGCTCATACCTCGCGCGACAACGTTCGTAAGACCCGAACCACCGTGGCCCTGGCCGGGGCCGCCCTGCTCGCGCCCCTCGGACTGCTGGCCGCGGCCGGCAACTCGGTGGCGGCGGACGGCGGAGTGTGGGACCGCATCGCCCAGTGCGAGAGCGGCGGGAACTGGCACATCAACACCGGGAACGGCTACTACGGAGGACTCCAGTTCTCCGCCGGCACCTGGCGCGCGTACGGCGGTACGGCCTACGCGGCCACCGCCGACCAGGCCACCAAGTCCCAGCAGATCGCGGTCGCCACCAAGGTCCAGGGCGCCCAGGGGTGGGGCGCCTGGCCGACCTGCTCGGCGCGCGCCGGAGCCTACGGCAACGCGCCCGCGGCCTCCTCCGGCCCGGCGGGCACCTCGTCCGGGACCACCAAGGCCGCTCCCGCCGAGCCGGCGAAGACCCCGACCCGTGCGGAGAACCACGCCGACCGCAGTGTCTCCCGTGGCGACTACACCGTCCGCCCCGGCGACACGCTGAGCAAGGTCGCCGCCCGGCACGGGACCACCTGGCAGAAGCTCTACGCCGTCAACAAGGCCGTCATCGGCACCGATCCCGACATGATCGTGCCCGGGCAGCGCCTCGACATCTGAGAACTGTCCGTTGACGGTTGGAGGCGTACGGGGCGGTCAGGCTCGCCCCGTACGCAGCTCCGCCGCCTCCCCGCTGAACACGACCGAGCCGCGCCGCAGTTCGTACACGATCGTCGTCCGGTCGTGCAGCGTGGGTGGGAGCCGCTGCTCGGCCACCACCACGCACGCGTCCAGCCCGGCGAGGAGTTCGTACGTGCGGGCCGCGACCGTGGGGGACATGCCCTGCGCGGGTTCGTCGACGAGAACCACGCGCGCGCGTGCCAGGAGGGCACGGGAGAGGGCGAGCATGCGCTGCTCGCCGCCGGAGAGGGTGCCGGCGCGGCGGGGGAGCAGGGGGGCGAGCTGCGGGTAGGCGTCCAGGGCCAGGTCGGCGGCGGGAGCGGCGAGTTCGAGGTTCTCGCGGACGGTGAGGGACCCGAACACCGCCTGGCGCTCGGGAACCAGACACAGACCGCGCCGGGCCCGCTCGTACGCCGGTACGCGGGTCACGTCGGTGCCGTCCCACACCACGCTGCCGTCGGTGAGCGGCACCGTTCCGGCCAGGGCGCGCAACGCCGTCGTACGGCCGGAGCCGTTGCGGCCCAGCAGGACGGTGAGGCCGGGGCCCGGGGCGGTGAGGGTGATGCCGTGCAGGGCCTCCAGCGGGCCGTAGCGCACGCGCGCGTGGCGCAGGGACACGGCGGTCTTCGCTGTCATACGGCGGTCTCCCGGGCGTCGAGCGTGTCCAGCACGTGGGCCGGGGGGCCGGAGGCGATGATGCGGCCCGCCGTCATGACGTGCACGACGTCCGCGAGGTCGGCGACCAGGTCGAGGTCGTGCTCGACGACGAGGAGGGCGGTGCCGTCCGCCGCGAGGGACCTCAGGACGCGGGCCAGGGCGGCCACCTCGGCGGTGTCCAGACCGGCGGCGGGTTCGTCGAGGAGCAGGACGCTCGGGGAGCCGGCGAGTGCTCTGGCGAGTTCCACCCGGCGCAGGGTGCCGGTGGGGAGGCCGGCGGCGGGGGCGTTCGCTCGGGGGCCGTTCAGACTGCACAGCCTCAGTGCCCGGTCCGTCGCTGCCGGGTCCGGGACGTGGCCCTGCTCCGCGCCCACCTGGATGTTCTCGGTCACCGTCAAGGTCGGGAAGACGGCGAGTTGTTGGAAGGTGCGGGCGATGCCGAGGCGGGTGCGGGCGTGGGGGGACAGGCGGGTGATGTCCCGGTCGCCGTAGCGGACTTGGCCCTGTGACGGGCGGATGGTTCCGGCTAGGCAGTGGAAGAGGGTGGACTTTCCGGCTCCGTTGGGGCCGATGATCGCGGTGATGGTGCCGGGTGGGACGGTGAGGTCGACTCCGGCTAGGGCGGTGAAGCCGTCGTAGCGGGCGTGGAGGTCGTGGGTGGTGAGGACGGCCCGGCCTTCGGCCGGGATCGTGTTCCCACCCGCACCACCCGTGCGGGTTTCGTGATCGGGTGCGGGTGGGGCGTCGTTCGTAGGTGCGGGTGCGGGTGCGGGTGCGGGTGCGGGTGCGGGTGCGGGCGCGGGTGTGGACACAGGTGTGGACGTGCGTGCACGGACGGATGTGTGCAGGCGTCGTCTCACCTCGGCTCCCAGCGAGGTCAGGACGGCCGGCCCGCTTGGCCTCAGCCGCCCCGCCACCGCGCGCACCGCCTCGTAAGGCCCCCCGGGAAAGCGGCCCACCAGCACCGCCAGCACCCCGATCAGCGCCGCCGCCACCCCGCCCCGGGCCCCCGCGTCCAGGCCGACCAGCAGAGCCGCCGCTCCCAGGGCGCCCAGCGTGCTGTCGGCGCCCAGGACGACCACCGCGGCGAACCAGAGCAGGCCGCGGACCGGGTCGTAGGCGGTGGGATCGAAGGCGCGCAGGCCCATGCCGAGCATTCCGCCGCCCAGGGCGGCCAACGCGGCGCCCGCGACGAAGGCGAGGAGTTTCAGGGCGGGGACCCGGACGCCTGCCGCCGCGGCGCCGGACTCGTGGTCGCGCAGGGCGGCCAGGGCCCGGCCCGTGCGGCCTCTGCGCAGCGCGTGGGTCGCCAGCAGGGCGACGGCGAGCAGGGCGAGCTCCAGGACGTAGTACGCGCGGTCGCCGTCGAAACCCTCGGGACGGCCCAGGGACAGGCCGGACGTGGCGTACGGCTGGGCGAAGACGAAGCGGCTCACGCCGACACCGACCGCGAAGGTCGCGAGGGCCAGTGCCAGGCCCCGGCGGCTGATCGCCGGCCAGCCGGTCAGGAGGCCCAGGGGGGCCACCAGGACCACCGCCAGCGCGAGCGCGGCCAGCTCCGGAACGCGGGGCAGGCCCGGGAAGCGGCCCGCCGCCAGCAGGGCCGTGAACAAGGCGCCCAGGCCCGCGTAGGCCGCTTGGCCGAGGGAGATCTGGCCGCCCCGGCCCGTCACGACCACCAGGGAGAGCAGCACCACGCCCAGCGCGGGGACCTGCACCGAGGTGTGCAGGTCCGAGCCCGCGAAGCCCAGTGGCAGCAGGAACAGCACCACCGCGACGATCCACGCGCCCTGAGGGGTCGGCACCCGCGCGGTGGCCGTGCGCGGGAGCGCGTCCCGGGTGCCGATGCGG from Streptomyces sp. CC0208 carries:
- a CDS encoding transglycosylase family protein; the encoded protein is MSECAHTSRDNVRKTRTTVALAGAALLAPLGLLAAAGNSVAADGGVWDRIAQCESGGNWHINTGNGYYGGLQFSAGTWRAYGGTAYAATADQATKSQQIAVATKVQGAQGWGAWPTCSARAGAYGNAPAASSGPAGTSSGTTKAAPAEPAKTPTRAENHADRSVSRGDYTVRPGDTLSKVAARHGTTWQKLYAVNKAVIGTDPDMIVPGQRLDI
- a CDS encoding ATP-binding cassette domain-containing protein → MSSLTYDLTLAGLSVGSAAALTGIGLIVTYRATGVLNFAHGAIAMVCAYVLRQCVVEWGWPLWAGAAVTLLLLAPALGVLLERFVFRPLSVLGGDPAQTLVASIGVFVLLVGGAALLWGQGARDDAPELVSADPWGQLAVALVLAAGVGTLIRWTRFGRELRAVVDDRGLAVLGGIDADRVAAAGWAFGSFTAGLTGVLLAPYVRLDPYGLPLLVMEVVAVAVAARMRSLPVAVLVALTVGVAQSQLTRLHPSGWGEPLLQAVGANLFVVALLIASLALPRIGTRDALPRTATARVPTPQGAWIVAVVLFLLPLGFAGSDLHTSVQVPALGVVLLSLVVVTGRGGQISLGQAAYAGLGALFTALLAAGRFPGLPRVPELAALALAVVLVAPLGLLTGWPAISRRGLALALATFAVGVGVSRFVFAQPYATSGLSLGRPEGFDGDRAYYVLELALLAVALLATHALRRGRTGRALAALRDHESGAAAAGVRVPALKLLAFVAGAALAALGGGMLGMGLRAFDPTAYDPVRGLLWFAAVVVLGADSTLGALGAAALLVGLDAGARGGVAAALIGVLAVLVGRFPGGPYEAVRAVAGRLRPSGPAVLTSLGAEVRRRLHTSVRARTSTPVSTPAPAPAPAPAPAPAPAPTNDAPPAPDHETRTGGAGGNTIPAEGRAVLTTHDLHARYDGFTALAGVDLTVPPGTITAIIGPNGAGKSTLFHCLAGTIRPSQGQVRYGDRDITRLSPHARTRLGIARTFQQLAVFPTLTVTENIQVGAEQGHVPDPAATDRALRLCSLNGPRANAPAAGLPTGTLRRVELARALAGSPSVLLLDEPAAGLDTAEVAALARVLRSLAADGTALLVVEHDLDLVADLADVVHVMTAGRIIASGPPAHVLDTLDARETAV
- a CDS encoding ATP-binding cassette domain-containing protein, translating into MTAKTAVSLRHARVRYGPLEALHGITLTAPGPGLTVLLGRNGSGRTTALRALAGTVPLTDGSVVWDGTDVTRVPAYERARRGLCLVPERQAVFGSLTVRENLELAAPAADLALDAYPQLAPLLPRRAGTLSGGEQRMLALSRALLARARVVLVDEPAQGMSPTVAARTYELLAGLDACVVVAEQRLPPTLHDRTTIVYELRRGSVVFSGEAAELRTGRA